AAAAGAATATTGCTCAATCCGCCGCCGGTAACGGGATTTACCTGTCTGGCAGCATCACCAACAAGCATAAAATTATCAGCGGTAATTTGAGATAAAGTTTGAGCTGTAGGCACACTTCCACTGATAAATGCCAATTCTTTACCGGAGGAAAAATTCTTGCTAATCCATTCATCCAAATATTCTTTTGCATTTTTTGTATTTGCTTTATCCGGCTGAATTCCGATTCCGACGTTTGCAGTATTTTCGTCTTTGGGAAAAACCCAAACATATCCGCCTGGAGCGAACTCGTTTCCGAAATAGAAATGACAATAATCCGAGTCATAATCAATATTTGTGAGCAGATATTGAGCCGCGGATTCCAGATCATTCAATTCCAAAGCGGTACCTATCCCTGCAAGTCTTCCCATGCGGGATTCGGGACCATCCGCACCAATAACAATATTGCAGCGAACCTCTTTGTCTACGCCGAAGTGGCGAAATTTCACACCGGAAATTTTCCCATCTATTTTCAACAAATCGTAGGCATCTGCTTTTGTGAGAATATCCGCACCGAAAATGGCAGCTTCTTTGCAAATGTGAGCATCAAAAAGCCGACGCTCCAGCACATAGCCATCTCCGATAGCGTCTGCGATCATGGGGCAAAAAGCACCATTGGGTGCATACAGTAAAGCACCTTTTATTTGGCAAGAAATCCATTGCGGATCTGGCTCAAAATAGCGGGTGAGTCCTCTTTGAGAAATGCCTTCTGCACAACGAACCGGAATTCCAATTTCCCGATCACGTTCAAGAATAAGAACCGAAGCACCTTTTTGGGC
The nucleotide sequence above comes from Candidatus Cloacimonadota bacterium. Encoded proteins:
- a CDS encoding NAD(P)/FAD-dependent oxidoreductase — translated: MKIKDSYDIVVVGSGPAGGMTARAAAQKGASVLILERDREIGIPVRCAEGISQRGLTRYFEPDPQWISCQIKGALLYAPNGAFCPMIADAIGDGYVLERRLFDAHICKEAAIFGADILTKADAYDLLKIDGKISGVKFRHFGVDKEVRCNIVIGADGPESRMGRLAGIGTALELNDLESAAQYLLTNIDYDSDYCHFYFGNEFAPGGYVWVFPKDENTANVGIGIQPDKANTKNAKEYLDEWISKNFSSGKELAFISGSVPTAQTLSQITADNFMLVGDAARQVNPVTGGGLSNILFAGNVAGEVAAEAVMKKDFSHKFLKKYQKLWNKEKGKSQKVFYKLKKVFFDFSDEELNKIVNIISDIPEEELTLFQLFKVAVRHHPKLIKDLVRIYL